Genomic window (Sphingomonas japonica):
AGCGTCACGGGCCAAGCCGCAGCGATCATCACTGCGGTGAACACCACCAGGATCGGAAACAGCACCGCCAGCGCGGCTTCGGCGAAGCGCAACCCGACCGACACGTCGCCGCCGGCTTCGCCGACCTTGCGGCTGAACATCGGCACGAACGCAGCCGAAAACGCGCCCTCGGCAAAGAAGGCGCGGAACATGTTGGGGAGGCGGAACGCGACCAGAAACGCATCGGATGCGAATCCGGCGCCGACATAGGTGGCCTGCAGCGCGTCGCGGGCCAGCGCCAGAATACGGCTGGCGAGCGTCAGCCCGCCTACCGATCCCAGCGCCTTGACGAGTTTCACCCTAGCGCCCCCCGGCCGGGATCAGGCTTGGCCAAAGCCTTCGGGCAGCTGACCCGCTTCGGGCTGCGCACCCCCCTGTGCCTGCTGGAAATAGAGCTGCGCGAAATCGATCGGCTCAAGCAGCAGCGGCGGGAAGCCCCCGTCGCGCACGGCGTCGGCGAGCACCCGGCGCGCGAACGGGAACAGCATGCGCGGCGCTTCGGCGAGCAGGAACGGCTGGAGCTGGTCGTCGGGAATGTTGCGCAGCCCGAACAGCCCGGCATAGCTCAGATCGACGAGGTACATGACCTGCCCCTCGACCTCGCCGCGCGCTTCGATCTTGAGCACCACCTCGTGGATGTCGGGGCCAATGCGGTTCGCACCGATGTTGAACTGGACGTCGAGCTTGGGCGTTCCGGTCGCCTGATAGACCGCGGGGGCGTTGGGATTCTCGAACGAGAAGTCCTTCACATATTGCGTGATCACACTCGCCATCGGCGCGGTATCCTCGCCATTGGCCATTGCATCGGCCCCGCCCGAATTCTGGTTGGAATTCGGGGTGGCGCCATTGTCGGCATCGGTCATCGACAGTCCCTCTTGCTCGGAAACGAAAATGCCGGTGGGCTGTGTCGGTGTCACCGGCCGGTCAAGCCGCCGCGCCTAGCAGGCGGCGTTTGCCAGTTCAACGTCGGGCAGCCTGCATCATCTCGTGCGCTGCCGCCTGCGCGTTTGAATGTCTGCGCGCTTGTGCCTATGTTGGCGTCGATGATTTTTGCCGGAGGCAGGGTGCTTTACGTAATTCTTCTCGCGATGGTGGCAGGCTTTCTGGCGCTGCGGCTGTATTCTGTGCTCGGCAAGCGCACCGGGCATGAGCAGCCGCTTCCAAAGGCCGCCGACGAGCGGATCGGCGTCCCTGCCTCGCAGCGCACCGTCGATGTCGCTCCCGAACCGCGCGACGCCGCGGCCCGAGCGGTCGATGCGGGCGCAGAACCGGGTCTTCGCAAGCTGGTGGCGGCAGATCCATCGTTCGACCTTGGCCAGTTCGTCGAGGGATCGAAAAGCGCATATCGCATGATCCTTGAGGCATTCTGGAAGGGCGATCGCGAAACGCTCGACTGGCTGGTCGAAGCCGATGTGCGCGACGCGTTCGGCCGGGCGATCGACGAGCGGGAGGCGGCCGGGCATGTCCTCGACAACCGACTGGTGACGATCGAACAGGCACAGGTCTCTGATATCGCCGTCGACGGCGGACAGGCACGGATCACGGTGCGTTTCGATGCCGATATCGCGGCGGTCACGCGCGACGCCGAAGGC
Coding sequences:
- a CDS encoding Tim44/TimA family putative adaptor protein, producing MIFAGGRVLYVILLAMVAGFLALRLYSVLGKRTGHEQPLPKAADERIGVPASQRTVDVAPEPRDAAARAVDAGAEPGLRKLVAADPSFDLGQFVEGSKSAYRMILEAFWKGDRETLDWLVEADVRDAFGRAIDEREAAGHVLDNRLVTIEQAQVSDIAVDGGQARITVRFDADIAAVTRDAEGNVVAGSMTDAVETHDVWTFARPLRSDDPNWKLTETDEA
- the secB gene encoding protein-export chaperone SecB yields the protein MTDADNGATPNSNQNSGGADAMANGEDTAPMASVITQYVKDFSFENPNAPAVYQATGTPKLDVQFNIGANRIGPDIHEVVLKIEARGEVEGQVMYLVDLSYAGLFGLRNIPDDQLQPFLLAEAPRMLFPFARRVLADAVRDGGFPPLLLEPIDFAQLYFQQAQGGAQPEAGQLPEGFGQA